One genomic window of Daphnia pulex isolate KAP4 chromosome 10, ASM2113471v1 includes the following:
- the LOC124205675 gene encoding rab5 GDP/GTP exchange factor-like encodes MESGGSRSSRSGHGPKLHIPQSDLICKTGCGFFGNIAWQGYCSKCYKEYFLQRQQHQAAFVPSPSSSLGRKVERSQSDASTFFNKPESHSSTLPRHGFSRFEEKKRHNQEMRTTAVKSLFRKTPTKGLGSPKSKDKRALSPESHSAIIELDQFLQTLPQNAAHHAYSFLRMQAQKLDGLVSSGVLTPLEISDRVHNIYQVFDEKLKTHSGFLDMTNSSMESLLDHSERYLTRLLYKKLFCPHTCDDEERDLAVQKRIRSLNWISAPLLDCRINELDSKVRDILEKAITHLIEMDGQRAPQDKLASIINCSKLVFEMLGLSHNSNADQSRTRAEEESGEGQTKEMTEGDAVEPTVYSSHPVSADDFLPALIYVVLRANPPRIHSNLNFITRFAAPGRLLQGEGGYYFTNLCCAVSFLENLTSDSLGLSSEEFDRYMSGKSIPFASLQAGVMVSEGLRLMYQNMSTLSELKHKQTNLQQQILELKSDMEIFNECVGKEVVECLQQFPVQIRGKRAPIKPDEVQPNESDTLKLLPPPLLPHKISAESALPPLVDSISSNLEHLVPDVAAAAPVGRRVAATDNLLDGSIQELDLLALNELSISCSSSGEPNTLLLETTTDDDPFSSLSLTVQGRIIPCIPCENISPTGQQLPPSN; translated from the exons ATGGAGTCGGGAGGGAGTCGCTCGTCTCGTTCAGGACATGGCCCTAAACTTCACATTCCTCAGTCTGATTTAATATGTAAAACTGGTTGTGGGTTTTTTGGGAATATCGCGTGGCAAGGCTACTGCTCAAAGTGCTACAAAGAGTATTTCCTGCAAAGGCAGCAGCATCAGGCGGCTTTTGTCCCCTCACCGTCAAGTTCTCTTGGGCGCAA AGTTGAGAGATCGCAGAGTGATGCAAGCACATTCTTCAACAAACCAGAGAGCCATTCTTCGACACTTCCCCGCCATGGATTTTCCAggtttgaagagaaaaagaggcatAATCAAGAGATGAGGACAACAGCCGTCAAGTCACTCTTCAGGAAGACACCCACCAAGGGTTTGGGGAGCCCGAAATCAAAAGACAAGAGAGCCCTCAGTCCGGAATCCCATTCAGCCATTATAGAATTGGATCAATTTCTGCAAACACTACCACAAAACGCTGCCCATCACGCCTACAGTTTCTTGAGAATGCAAGCCCAAAAACTGGACGGTCTAGTATCATCTGGGGTCCTCACTCCTTTGGAGATATCTGACAGGGTTCACAACATTTATCAAGTCTTTGACGAAAAGCTGAAAACTCATTCAGGTTTCTTGG aCATGACCAACAGCTCGATGGAATCCTTGTTAGATCACAGTGAACGTTACCTGACTCGACTGTtgtacaaaaaattgttttgccCTCACACCTGCGATGACGAAGAACGTGATTTGGCCGTTCAGAAACGTATCCGTAGTTTGAATTGGATTTCGGCCCCACTTCTCGACTGTCGAATCAACGAACTTGATTCTAAAGTTCGAGATATCCTCGAGAAGGCCATCACGC ATCTCATTGAAATGGACGGCCAGAGAGCACCTCAGGACAAGCTGGCATCGATTATAAATTGTAGCAAGTTGGTGTTTGAAATGTTGGGATTGTCCCACAATTCAAATGCCGATCAATCACGAACTCGTGCGGAAGAAGAATCCGGCGAAGGTCAGACGAAAGAAATGACCGAAGGTGATGCGGTAGAGCCAACTGTTTACAGTTCGCACCCAGTGAGTGCCGATGATTTCCTGCCGGCGCTCATTTACGTAGTGTTGCGTGCCAATCCACCACGCATTCATTCCAATCTCAATTTCATCACGAg ATTTGCGGCCCCTGGTCGATTGCTCCAGGGCGAGGGTGGATACTACTTCACCAACTTG TGTTgtgccgtttcttttttagaaaacttgACGAGCGATTCGTTGGGATTGTCGAGCGAGGAATTTGACCGTTACATGAGTGGCAAGTCCATTCCATTTGCGTCGCTTCAAGCCGGTGTGATGGTGTCGGAG GGTTTACGTCTCATGTACCAAAACATGTCGACCCTGTCGGAGCTGAAACACAAGCAGACAAACCTCCAGCAGCAAATCCTCGAGCTGAAAAGCGACATGGAAATCTTCAAC GAATGTGTGGGCAAGGAAGTGGTGGAGTGTTTGCAACAGTTTCCCGTCCAGATTCGGGGCAAACGAGCTCCAATCAAACCTGATGAGGTGCAGCCCAATGAGAGTGATACTCTCAAGCTGCTGCCTCCTCCGTTGCTTCCGCATAAAATCAGCGCAGAGTCTGCCCTTCCGCCCTTGGTGGATTCGATATCATCCAATTTGGAGCATCTCGTGCCGGACGTAGCCGCAGCTGCACCCGTGGGACGCAGGGTGGCGGCCACCGACAATCTACTGGACGGATCGATCCAGGAACTTGATCTGCTGGCTCTTAATGAACTGTCGATAAGTTGCTCGTCCTCTGGAGAGCCAAACACTCTGCTGCTGGAGACGACTACAGACGACGACCCGTTTAGTTCACTTTCTCTGACCGTTCAAGG